A single region of the Mechercharimyces sp. CAU 1602 genome encodes:
- the moaC gene encoding cyclic pyranopterin monophosphate synthase MoaC encodes MNETDLTHFNEQHRSKMVDVTSKPSSLRIAIALSRVQMKERTLARIREGDVSKGDVLSVAQTAGILAAKRTADLIPMCHPLFISSVDIHFSYMKENTLGIRSTVKTQGVTGVEMEALTAASVAALTIYDMCKAIDKEMVIGPTYVLEKKGGKSGDFKIETNDDREGSLSEKEEIKWN; translated from the coding sequence ATGAACGAAACAGATTTGACACATTTCAATGAACAACACCGCTCTAAAATGGTAGATGTAACAAGCAAACCATCTTCTTTACGTATTGCGATTGCGTTAAGTCGAGTTCAGATGAAAGAGAGGACACTTGCTAGAATCAGAGAGGGAGATGTTTCTAAAGGAGATGTATTATCTGTTGCACAGACAGCAGGAATTTTAGCTGCAAAAAGAACAGCTGATCTAATCCCTATGTGCCACCCTCTTTTTATTAGCAGCGTTGATATTCACTTTTCTTATATGAAAGAGAACACGTTAGGGATACGTTCAACCGTAAAAACACAGGGAGTTACGGGAGTTGAAATGGAGGCATTGACAGCTGCAAGTGTAGCTGCTTTGACCATCTACGATATGTGCAAAGCGATTGATAAAGAGATGGTGATTGGACCGACGTATGTATTAGAAAAGAAAGGGGGAAAGAGTGGGGATTTTAAGATTGAAACAAATGATGATAGGGAGGGATCGTTATCAGAAAAGGAGGAAATAAAGTGGAATTGA
- a CDS encoding molybdenum cofactor biosynthesis protein MoaE, with protein MELSNFSITTQPIHFASIYPWVEDRNAGAVCSFAGIVREITDGQRTLHLEYEAYTEMAAKIMKQIGDEVISQYLCKRVAMVHRVGKLEISDIAVVISVSSAHRDASFQGCQYAIEQLKKRVPIWKKEITESKAYWVGIGKEEG; from the coding sequence GTGGAATTGAGTAATTTTTCTATAACGACTCAACCTATCCACTTCGCTTCTATTTACCCTTGGGTTGAAGATAGAAATGCAGGTGCGGTTTGCTCATTTGCAGGTATTGTAAGAGAGATAACGGATGGTCAACGCACTCTTCACCTGGAGTATGAAGCATATACGGAGATGGCAGCAAAAATCATGAAGCAAATAGGGGATGAAGTAATTAGTCAATATTTATGTAAAAGAGTAGCGATGGTACATCGGGTGGGGAAATTAGAAATTAGCGATATTGCAGTGGTCATATCTGTATCGTCAGCCCATCGAGATGCTTCTTTTCAAGGCTGTCAGTACGCGATCGAACAGCTGAAGAAACGGGTTCCTATTTGGAAGAAAGAAATAACAGAGAGTAAAGCCTACTGGGTAGGTATAGGAAAGGAAGAGGGATAG
- a CDS encoding MoaD/ThiS family protein, translating to MGNARISIFCFGALRQELGDWIKVELNTPCTLQDLKEKVIEEYPSSERIVPSCMIAVNQICVADKTFITGSEEIALIPPFSGG from the coding sequence ATGGGAAATGCAAGGATCTCTATCTTCTGTTTTGGCGCGTTACGTCAAGAGTTAGGGGATTGGATTAAGGTTGAATTAAACACCCCTTGTACATTGCAAGATCTAAAGGAAAAAGTAATCGAAGAATATCCTTCGAGTGAACGGATTGTTCCATCATGCATGATTGCTGTAAATCAGATATGTGTTGCTGATAAAACGTTTATCACTGGGAGTGAAGAAATCGCACTAATACCTCCCTTTAGTGGCGGTTGA
- the moaA gene encoding GTP 3',8-cyclase MoaA, whose protein sequence is MKDMFQRPLSDLRISVIDRCNFRCMYCMPEGSCLDFLPTDKLLSFDEFLRLVKLFVLLGVKKIRLTGGEPLLRTGLIPFIHQLREVEGIEDIALTTNGVLLSKYAEDLKEAGLMRVNVSLDTLSEEVFKKLNSKYFELSDVLKGIEAAAKVDLKIKVNMVVMKGVNDKEIVSMARYFKGTGHTVRFIEFMDVGNKNNWNLNKVVPKVDILRRIQEADMPFESVEDYSGDVAKRFRYVGSTEEFGIISSISDTFCGSCTRARISSDGKLYTCLFANNGLNLAPFIRGKASDEDILAKIQDIWNHRNDRYSEERALINSSEIQKIEMNYIGG, encoded by the coding sequence ATGAAAGATATGTTCCAACGCCCTTTGTCAGATTTACGTATTTCAGTTATAGACCGATGCAATTTCCGTTGTATGTACTGCATGCCAGAAGGCTCTTGTTTAGATTTTTTGCCTACTGATAAACTGCTTTCATTTGATGAATTTCTTCGTCTTGTTAAGCTGTTTGTCTTACTAGGTGTTAAAAAAATTCGCTTAACAGGAGGAGAACCGCTGTTACGTACGGGTTTGATTCCTTTTATTCACCAACTTCGTGAAGTGGAGGGAATTGAGGATATCGCGCTAACCACAAATGGCGTTTTATTAAGTAAGTATGCAGAGGACTTAAAAGAAGCGGGCTTAATGCGTGTAAATGTAAGCTTGGATACATTATCAGAGGAAGTATTCAAGAAATTGAACTCTAAATATTTTGAATTAAGTGATGTTCTGAAAGGGATCGAAGCTGCGGCAAAAGTAGATTTAAAAATAAAGGTGAATATGGTTGTTATGAAAGGTGTGAATGATAAAGAAATTGTTTCCATGGCTCGGTATTTTAAAGGAACTGGGCATACTGTCCGCTTTATTGAATTTATGGATGTTGGGAATAAAAATAATTGGAACCTAAACAAAGTAGTTCCAAAAGTTGATATCTTACGTCGAATTCAGGAAGCAGATATGCCCTTTGAATCAGTAGAAGATTATTCTGGAGATGTAGCAAAACGCTTTCGATACGTGGGCAGTACTGAAGAATTTGGAATCATTTCTTCTATATCAGATACGTTTTGTGGTTCGTGTACTCGAGCCAGAATATCTTCAGATGGAAAATTGTATACATGTTTGTTTGCCAATAATGGATTAAATTTAGCTCCATTTATAAGGGGAAAAGCAAGTGATGAAGATATCTTAGCTAAGATACAAGATATATGGAATCACCGTAATGATCGCTATTCTGAGGAAAGGGCATTAATAAATAGTTCGGAAATACAAAAAATAGAAATGAATTATATAGGAGGGTGA
- the mtnN gene encoding 5'-methylthioadenosine/S-adenosylhomocysteine nucleosidase → MIIGIQAAGLEDLNLIVEEMSVKREVRISSQIQCVKGLIQGFEVIACSSGVGKVNTALGIQSLIHSFSSNIVLSSGGGGALNPNLNSGDVVIATGSQFHDVNYTEIDVPLSQYPSLRVSVYKTNKKLVKLAVQGAQTVPSLRIATGKILTGDQFITRRKLKERLRLVFGGQLVETSSASVGLTTLLSSTPYLSVRGVTDTADQNEPASREVVREARNHSQMVILELLSAIKKKYGL, encoded by the coding sequence GTGATTATCGGAATTCAAGCGGCGGGATTAGAGGATTTAAATCTGATAGTTGAAGAAATGAGTGTGAAGAGGGAGGTTCGTATTTCTTCTCAAATTCAATGTGTCAAAGGGTTAATACAAGGTTTTGAAGTGATTGCTTGTAGTTCGGGTGTTGGTAAAGTAAATACTGCCCTGGGTATTCAAAGTTTGATCCATTCATTTAGTTCCAATATTGTTTTATCTTCAGGGGGTGGCGGTGCACTTAATCCGAATTTGAATTCAGGAGATGTTGTCATCGCTACAGGTTCGCAATTTCATGATGTGAACTACACCGAGATTGATGTTCCGTTGAGTCAATATCCGTCCCTTCGGGTGTCTGTGTATAAAACGAATAAAAAGTTAGTAAAACTTGCCGTACAGGGGGCACAAACGGTTCCGTCTCTTCGGATTGCTACTGGTAAAATTTTAACTGGAGATCAATTTATTACTCGCAGGAAACTTAAAGAAAGATTACGTCTGGTTTTTGGAGGTCAATTAGTAGAAACTTCCTCTGCAAGTGTGGGACTTACCACATTGCTCTCATCCACCCCTTATTTATCAGTACGTGGAGTGACGGATACCGCAGATCAAAATGAGCCTGCCTCCAGAGAGGTGGTTCGCGAAGCAAGAAACCATTCACAGATGGTTATTCTTGAGCTGTTATCAGCTATTAAGAAGAAGTATGGGCTTTAA
- a CDS encoding SANT/Myb-like DNA-binding domain-containing protein: MARPWSNEEDRLLLQFVQVGRRSGLDRTKIFDKISERLGRSANACYKRWKYLTSTVSSNSEQDVRSEIQHWQSRIERLEKLIENNHEQMQQLADESKKLRKEMKFFEMMLIEEYNLLLKLIEPQNPSVRLQSI, translated from the coding sequence GTGGCTCGTCCATGGAGCAATGAAGAAGACCGGCTTCTCCTACAATTTGTACAGGTTGGTCGGAGATCTGGGTTGGATCGAACCAAAATCTTTGACAAAATTAGCGAAAGATTAGGGAGAAGTGCCAATGCATGTTATAAAAGATGGAAATACTTAACGAGCACCGTCTCCTCGAATTCAGAGCAAGATGTTCGTTCGGAAATCCAACATTGGCAATCCAGGATTGAACGATTAGAAAAATTAATTGAAAATAATCACGAGCAAATGCAGCAATTAGCGGATGAGAGTAAGAAGTTACGAAAAGAGATGAAGTTCTTTGAGATGATGTTGATCGAGGAATACAACCTTCTGTTAAAGTTAATTGAACCGCAAAATCCTAGTGTACGGTTACAATCAATATAA
- a CDS encoding NAD(P)/FAD-dependent oxidoreductase, which produces MKKYQLIVIGGGAGGLVVAAGAASFGMSTALISEGPLGGDCLWSGCVPSKSLIQSAKIVHTTQKAKQFGLQVEGKVDFTTAQQRLDDAIATIQKHDDPERFTQLGIDVYQDKASFVGKNEVKIGMGEVLHGKRIVVATGSSPVLPPIPGLAEAGYITNETLFSLEQKPSSLAVIGAGPIGLELAQSLARFGTKVVVLEADDLFLRNEDHEVVPYLERKLKKEMELHTGASVKQVEQTKRGKKVVVELQGERKEWMVEEILVAAGRKPNTEALRCEKAGIQVNQRGAIEVNERLQTSQRHIYAVGDVNGRYPFTHAASLEGKTVVSNAVFGLRQKVSYEGLPWVTYTDPELFHLGKTEEELKDENQDYRVYKVELDDVDRYVADRDTDGMIKILTDRRGRILGAHAVGVSVGEVMQEVVFAKQYGHKIGDLAQVVYPYPTRAAAVGRVADMYWREKLFAGWIPKVTQKFVQWFR; this is translated from the coding sequence ATGAAAAAGTATCAATTGATTGTGATTGGTGGAGGAGCAGGGGGACTTGTAGTGGCTGCAGGAGCCGCTTCCTTTGGGATGTCGACAGCGTTAATTAGCGAAGGGCCGCTCGGGGGAGACTGTTTGTGGAGTGGATGTGTTCCTAGCAAGTCCTTGATCCAGTCGGCGAAAATTGTACATACAACTCAAAAAGCAAAGCAGTTTGGGCTTCAGGTTGAAGGAAAGGTTGATTTTACTACGGCACAACAGCGACTAGACGATGCGATCGCGACGATTCAAAAGCATGATGATCCAGAACGATTTACGCAGTTGGGGATCGACGTGTATCAGGACAAAGCCTCTTTTGTGGGTAAGAACGAAGTGAAGATAGGGATGGGGGAGGTTTTACACGGCAAACGGATTGTAGTAGCCACAGGCTCCAGTCCAGTACTTCCTCCCATCCCTGGATTAGCAGAAGCCGGTTATATCACTAATGAGACACTTTTTTCACTGGAGCAAAAGCCTTCCTCACTAGCTGTGATCGGTGCAGGCCCGATCGGGCTGGAATTAGCGCAATCACTCGCTCGCTTTGGGACAAAAGTAGTGGTGTTGGAAGCGGATGATCTGTTTTTGCGCAACGAAGATCATGAGGTGGTTCCTTATCTAGAGCGTAAGTTAAAGAAAGAGATGGAACTTCACACGGGAGCAAGTGTGAAGCAGGTTGAACAAACAAAACGGGGGAAGAAGGTAGTAGTCGAACTGCAGGGTGAGAGGAAAGAGTGGATGGTGGAGGAGATCCTAGTGGCCGCTGGTCGTAAACCCAATACGGAGGCACTGCGGTGTGAAAAGGCTGGGATTCAAGTAAATCAGCGTGGAGCGATTGAAGTGAACGAGCGCTTACAAACGAGTCAGCGTCATATTTATGCGGTAGGAGATGTTAACGGTCGCTATCCGTTCACTCACGCAGCCAGTTTAGAAGGGAAGACGGTGGTTTCTAATGCTGTATTTGGATTGCGGCAGAAAGTAAGTTATGAAGGCTTACCGTGGGTTACTTATACAGATCCTGAATTGTTTCATCTAGGGAAGACCGAAGAGGAGTTGAAGGATGAGAATCAGGATTATCGTGTCTACAAAGTGGAGTTAGATGATGTAGATCGCTATGTAGCCGATCGAGATACAGATGGTATGATAAAAATCTTGACCGATCGCCGGGGGCGTATTCTCGGAGCGCACGCTGTGGGAGTTAGTGTGGGTGAGGTGATGCAAGAAGTGGTTTTTGCAAAGCAATACGGGCATAAGATCGGAGATTTAGCACAGGTGGTGTATCCATATCCGACACGGGCGGCGGCAGTTGGGCGAGTAGCAGATATGTATTGGCGAGAAAAATTGTTTGCTGGCTGGATTCCAAAAGTGACTCAGAAGTTTGTCCAATGGTTCCGGTAA
- a CDS encoding cytochrome C oxidase subunit IV family protein, protein MEIEPKHEPTLTPTSPQPGDDHARKHIISFISMLILTGISFYLVATNLLPPQTVIVVILILAGIQVLLQFFTFMHLDQKGHFFPLLFLFTGIIVAATVILATTIFMG, encoded by the coding sequence ATGGAAATTGAACCTAAACACGAGCCCACTCTAACACCAACTAGCCCACAACCCGGTGATGATCACGCCCGAAAACATATCATCTCCTTCATCAGCATGTTAATCTTAACCGGAATCTCCTTTTATCTAGTCGCTACAAACCTTCTTCCGCCCCAAACTGTGATTGTCGTGATTCTTATACTTGCCGGCATTCAAGTATTGTTGCAATTTTTCACCTTTATGCATCTCGATCAAAAAGGACACTTCTTCCCCTTGCTCTTTCTTTTTACTGGTATTATTGTCGCCGCAACAGTTATATTAGCTACCACCATATTTATGGGTTAA
- a CDS encoding GNAT family N-acetyltransferase, with protein sequence MTKLSIRPLEERDLMGVQAVARATWPVTYKDILPLDTINTFLKKAYHPDALRKAWESDCQLEPRGFFVACAGERVIGYTQFVPSATEIELTRIYVLSSYQQRGVGKALVRYGLAQQTKQLPLMVWVEKENEGACRFYETCGFTFVKEIEDRSLGIVTWLSQYQLTSA encoded by the coding sequence GTGACCAAACTATCAATCCGCCCATTGGAAGAAAGGGACCTGATGGGAGTGCAAGCGGTGGCACGAGCAACTTGGCCAGTTACATATAAGGATATTTTACCTTTAGATACGATTAATACCTTTTTGAAAAAAGCATATCATCCCGATGCTTTGCGTAAAGCGTGGGAAAGCGATTGTCAACTTGAACCACGTGGTTTCTTTGTTGCATGCGCAGGTGAACGGGTTATAGGCTATACACAGTTTGTTCCATCGGCCACCGAAATCGAGTTGACACGGATCTATGTGTTGTCTTCTTACCAGCAGCGAGGTGTAGGTAAAGCTTTAGTACGTTATGGATTGGCGCAACAGACGAAACAGCTCCCGTTAATGGTATGGGTAGAAAAAGAGAATGAGGGTGCATGTCGATTTTATGAGACGTGTGGATTCACATTTGTAAAAGAGATAGAAGATCGGTCTTTGGGAATTGTGACGTGGTTGAGTCAATATCAATTAACCAGTGCGTAG
- a CDS encoding isocitrate/isopropylmalate family dehydrogenase: MNGDQTGQELLDEALRLLAPEVIGFDIQFETFDLSLQNRRTTNNKVVYEAAEAMKKHGYGLKAATITPEEKGDIGSPNAILRREIDGKVIVRTGRRIPGVRPVAGTFAPISVIRMAVGDAYGAKEWRDGEGMDEVSYRTEVIDRKTCRAVAEYSFRHAQKIKGKVFGGPKFTVSPIYEGMLKEEMDEASKRYPDVAYDPQLIDATYALLLNAAEEPLVIPALNRDGDCLSDLVLQLFGSIAGAESILMSFDESFNPHVIMAEAPHGTAPSLFGKNIANPMAMILAAASLLTHMDHPKASAASRAIYEATIETVREGTTTSDLGGNALTTEFTDEVIDKIKTKLEVWSSIQSF, from the coding sequence ATGAACGGAGATCAAACAGGACAGGAATTATTAGATGAAGCTTTGCGCCTGTTAGCCCCCGAAGTGATCGGCTTCGATATTCAGTTTGAAACGTTCGATCTTAGCTTACAAAACCGTCGTACCACCAATAATAAGGTTGTGTACGAAGCTGCCGAAGCGATGAAAAAACATGGTTATGGTTTAAAAGCCGCAACCATCACACCAGAAGAAAAAGGGGACATCGGTAGTCCCAACGCGATTCTCCGCCGCGAAATTGATGGCAAAGTCATCGTTCGTACCGGGCGCCGTATTCCTGGTGTCCGTCCAGTAGCTGGAACCTTTGCCCCTATCTCCGTTATTCGCATGGCGGTAGGCGACGCTTACGGTGCAAAAGAGTGGCGTGATGGCGAAGGTATGGATGAAGTATCTTACCGCACCGAAGTGATCGACCGTAAAACTTGCCGTGCGGTTGCTGAATACTCCTTTCGCCATGCGCAAAAAATCAAAGGTAAAGTGTTTGGTGGCCCTAAGTTTACGGTTAGTCCTATCTACGAAGGTATGTTAAAAGAAGAGATGGATGAAGCGAGCAAGCGTTATCCCGATGTAGCCTACGATCCACAGCTGATCGATGCTACTTATGCACTCCTGCTCAACGCGGCAGAGGAACCACTCGTTATTCCTGCACTCAACCGTGATGGCGATTGCTTAAGCGACCTTGTATTGCAGCTCTTTGGTTCCATCGCAGGGGCTGAGTCCATCTTGATGAGCTTTGATGAATCATTCAATCCACATGTGATCATGGCTGAAGCTCCACACGGAACCGCACCATCCCTGTTCGGAAAAAATATTGCCAATCCGATGGCGATGATTTTGGCCGCCGCATCTCTATTAACCCACATGGATCATCCGAAAGCATCAGCCGCTTCGCGCGCTATCTATGAAGCTACAATCGAAACCGTACGTGAAGGAACAACTACTTCCGATCTAGGTGGTAATGCCCTCACTACCGAATTTACCGATGAAGTAATTGATAAAATTAAAACCAAATTGGAAGTATGGAGCTCCATCCAAAGCTTCTAA
- a CDS encoding DUF948 domain-containing protein, with product MEDISLVGVSVAVIAVAFSILVAFIIRSLNRLNESLESVQSVLTQAEEKVEDVLSESTLTLRETRVLINDVQEKSKKLDALVNSLSQAGKTVQEAATTVAEDTKEKSKLVNNQVEILVRALSDAGKKVNELSTTVTADVRDQSRRLGKVAAYMGVGVDLINRFRHPEQTKKIKRRDYDGR from the coding sequence ATGGAAGATATATCACTAGTCGGAGTGAGTGTTGCGGTTATTGCAGTTGCTTTTAGCATCCTAGTGGCTTTTATCATTCGATCCCTGAATCGACTGAATGAATCATTGGAGTCCGTGCAATCTGTTCTCACCCAAGCGGAAGAAAAAGTAGAAGATGTGTTGTCTGAGTCTACACTCACTTTACGCGAAACCCGCGTTCTCATCAATGATGTACAAGAGAAAAGCAAAAAGTTAGATGCTTTGGTTAATTCACTCTCTCAAGCGGGGAAGACAGTCCAGGAAGCGGCAACCACGGTTGCTGAAGATACAAAAGAAAAGAGTAAGTTGGTTAACAACCAAGTGGAAATTCTCGTGCGTGCCCTCTCTGATGCTGGAAAAAAGGTGAATGAGCTTTCTACCACTGTGACAGCAGATGTGAGAGATCAGAGTAGGCGCTTGGGGAAAGTAGCCGCTTATATGGGTGTAGGTGTCGATTTAATCAATCGCTTTCGTCATCCTGAGCAGACTAAAAAAATTAAAAGGAGAGATTATGATGGAAGATAA
- a CDS encoding YtxH domain-containing protein — protein MEDKNNSINGKDFIIGALIGGLIGASAAVLLTPKSGREVRQELGLGYEEAKGKSIEVKESVIEQKDELAKKLGEAREKLQEGWGQIRNTMSNKTLEIASAADEEIDQAKEALEEAQDTLAEESLKKAEQIRGRT, from the coding sequence ATGGAAGATAAAAACAATTCTATTAATGGAAAAGATTTTATCATAGGTGCTTTGATCGGTGGATTAATCGGTGCTTCAGCAGCTGTTCTCCTTACGCCCAAGTCAGGGAGAGAAGTTCGCCAAGAGCTTGGATTAGGCTATGAAGAAGCGAAGGGAAAAAGTATTGAAGTAAAAGAGAGTGTAATCGAGCAAAAAGATGAGCTCGCTAAGAAACTGGGCGAAGCACGGGAGAAATTGCAAGAGGGTTGGGGACAGATCCGCAATACGATGTCCAATAAAACATTGGAAATAGCTTCTGCTGCAGATGAGGAAATCGACCAGGCGAAAGAAGCGTTGGAAGAAGCACAAGATACTCTCGCCGAAGAAAGCTTGAAAAAAGCGGAGCAAATCAGAGGGAGAACTTGA
- the ytxJ gene encoding bacillithiol system redox-active protein YtxJ: MVQLNEIKTIDEWHQFLRLSNDKDILIFKHSTACPISHRAYTALQEVCQSDEASSFATGVVKVIEDRDISNEIEVYTGIQHQSPQIFLIRESEVLWSASHGAITVDRLWTVLQEQERMKG, from the coding sequence ATGGTACAATTAAATGAAATAAAAACCATTGACGAGTGGCATCAGTTTTTGCGATTATCTAATGATAAAGATATTTTGATTTTCAAGCATAGTACAGCATGTCCGATCAGTCATCGTGCTTATACGGCTCTACAGGAAGTATGTCAGAGTGATGAGGCCTCTTCCTTTGCTACAGGAGTGGTTAAGGTGATTGAGGATCGTGATATCTCTAATGAAATTGAAGTTTACACAGGCATCCAACATCAATCTCCCCAGATTTTTTTGATACGGGAGAGCGAGGTACTTTGGTCAGCTTCACATGGAGCGATTACAGTAGATCGCTTGTGGACGGTATTACAGGAGCAGGAGAGAATGAAAGGGTAG
- a CDS encoding RNA polymerase sigma factor, with amino-acid sequence MGTKETGATPDKSMGTDDFLERLLHHYRYLYHIAYRLTGNTEDAKDLTQETMWQAHRKSNKYVYEKSLKAWLRTMMTNRFRDQKRKKSLKLVAMEDAFVYTEPSTSVEELSVEEQVEQRLLLEQVNEEIAELPDIYQRVIDLRHFHGLSYTEISEALDIPEGTVKTQLFRARKMLKDRLSKK; translated from the coding sequence ATGGGGACTAAAGAAACCGGAGCCACACCAGACAAATCGATGGGAACAGATGATTTCTTGGAACGATTGCTTCATCATTACCGTTACCTTTATCATATAGCCTATCGGTTAACCGGTAATACTGAGGATGCAAAAGATTTGACACAAGAGACGATGTGGCAGGCACATCGAAAATCAAATAAGTATGTATATGAAAAATCGTTAAAAGCATGGCTTCGAACCATGATGACAAACCGTTTTCGTGACCAGAAGCGGAAGAAGAGTTTAAAACTAGTAGCGATGGAGGATGCGTTTGTTTATACCGAACCCTCTACCTCAGTAGAAGAATTATCAGTAGAGGAGCAGGTAGAGCAACGACTCTTGTTGGAGCAGGTAAATGAGGAAATAGCTGAGCTACCCGATATCTATCAACGGGTGATTGATTTACGTCATTTTCATGGGTTATCGTACACTGAAATTAGTGAGGCTTTAGATATACCTGAGGGAACTGTAAAGACTCAATTATTCCGCGCACGGAAAATGCTGAAAGATCGACTCTCCAAAAAGTAA
- a CDS encoding anti-sigma factor yields the protein MMSCREIEPLIQRYVDQEISKQEYKKLKAHVDECAECKQDLQEMIELVHTLEEIRIDRQHKERASFNGFPKWAVVCASMMMVVYFFPPYMESSIQPSADQNATSVTLSTAQTSQSGVVKMPETGQDQVMVLAKQSEELHIPAVDSIRVVQSLTSRDSGQMSEVAWVYPSAVPLVIEEQAAWQNNVKRVVFVRIPDRTTLLALLGLVGMEIDDEKEKLERLTYPTSVIVTTGEQPEWKTFRFPEDNKEVLHWFHKLMDVKPVHP from the coding sequence ATGATGTCTTGCAGGGAGATCGAACCTTTGATTCAGCGATATGTGGATCAGGAAATATCAAAGCAAGAGTATAAAAAATTAAAAGCTCATGTAGATGAATGTGCTGAATGCAAACAAGACCTGCAGGAGATGATTGAGCTCGTACACACTTTGGAAGAGATTCGAATCGATAGACAGCATAAGGAACGTGCATCTTTTAATGGATTTCCCAAATGGGCAGTTGTCTGTGCTTCCATGATGATGGTTGTATACTTTTTCCCTCCCTATATGGAATCTAGTATACAGCCATCTGCGGATCAAAATGCGACGTCTGTCACTTTATCAACTGCACAGACATCGCAGTCAGGCGTTGTGAAGATGCCAGAAACCGGTCAAGACCAAGTGATGGTGCTCGCTAAACAATCTGAAGAATTGCATATCCCAGCTGTAGATTCTATTCGCGTGGTGCAATCGCTCACGTCACGGGATAGTGGACAAATGTCAGAAGTTGCTTGGGTGTACCCTAGTGCTGTTCCTCTAGTTATAGAGGAACAGGCAGCTTGGCAGAATAATGTGAAGCGGGTGGTGTTTGTTCGTATCCCGGATCGAACGACACTGCTAGCACTTCTTGGTCTTGTCGGGATGGAGATTGATGATGAAAAAGAAAAGCTGGAGAGGTTAACTTATCCCACTTCCGTCATTGTGACGACAGGTGAACAACCGGAGTGGAAAACTTTTCGCTTTCCTGAAGATAATAAGGAAGTATTGCATTGGTTTCATAAATTGATGGATGTGAAGCCTGTTCATCCGTAA